The genomic stretch aaagaataatttttaataaaatgatATCACATATTAATAAGAAATCTATTTTTGCAAATtggcagtttggttttcgcggCTATTCTACCACTCATAAGTTGCTTAGAGTAACTGATATCACTCGAACTAATTattctgaaggttattccactggagcttcTCTTCTAGACatttagagatggtcgggtttggcttttttcgaacccgtacccgaatttttttttcggttgaaacccgaacccgaaacttttttcttcgaccaaacccgaacccgaaccgaacccgaaaattttatttgtgtgtaacccgaacccgacccgaacccgagatttttttggggggttgattttttgtaccaatctgaggctgccctgaagctttAAGCTTCGAATAGTATTggaatgttagtgatttttactgTTTCATGAAATAGACAACATTATCTTATAGAAATACTGGTTttatatagtcgggtttcgggttttcagacccgacattttcaattccgaacccgacccgaacccgaaatttttttttcccaccaaacccgaacccgacccgtattCGACaccttcaacaattttcaaacccgaacccgacactttcaaaaattttcaaacccgaaacccgaccatctctactagaCATATGAAAGGCAATCCACAGTGTTTGACATAAAGGCTAATAATAGCTAAAATATCCAATTTccgtaaatctgatagattgtcTGTTGGAGCTAGTGTACCTCGAGGAAGTACTTTAGGCCTaatcttttatgaaatttttatttctgaTATTCCGCCAGTATGTGAGAAATCTTAGTTTTGTGATAATAAAAGCATTtgcgtaaaaggaaaaagccatCGTGTCATATCCGGTTAGCTTCAAAGTCGTGTAGTTATATTTTCATCTTACTAGCAGAATCGgaagatttttttctaatgGATCAAAAACATAATTAATTTTCTCCTCAAAAGCCAGTTTCATTTCTAACCCACTAAAAATCACGTTGTTGAAATGAAAAGTGTGATCTTAAATTTGATCAAGTCAATACTAGGGCTAATTCATGATAAGAATCTTAGTTTCAAGGAGCGTATTGAAAATATACAAACAAAGTGCGATAGATTAATAAAATGTTTATCTTATGAACAGAAATTTtatactttgtctcaagaataaattgTAATTTACAAGCTAATATTTAGActagcaatgttatatgcagtccacTTGCTGTACAACCAGGAAAGGATCCAGAATGAACTCTTGGAAATGATGTTAAATTTCTCCTTGGTTCAGCACGAGTAATCTACATAGGCTTTCTAATGTTGAAACGTTAAAATATGTCATTCAGATTTATCAATAGGTTCCGACAAAaaacgttgcaatcctcaattacaacgattagctcattttatagtcagtaagataggtgtaaaTTTAAGTTTTATTCTAAACCATTTTTTCGCTTGGCAAATCTGTAAACCTATTTGCATTTTCCTACAATCATATTCACTCAACTGCGAAAGCAATTACTATCAATTAACACATTAacagtaaaatttaaaatataagtTGATACGTCACCGTTTGAGGAAcacaaaattataaacaaatattagaaaaaaattacaaaacttccCGTTATAttaaagaaaatgatcacaTTTTATAGTATTTTCCAAATAACTTGGTTAATATTGATTTTCTCTGGAGCAATGTTTATTGGAAATGGGTactacagtaatcacccgattatatcaccccttgatgatgtttgggGTGATAAAATAAGGcaggtgataaaatcgggaattttttttaataatatttcatcaTAGAAGATGGTTAATCAATATTTTAATAGGTACGTAGGTAAAATCATCGATTTAAGTTACTACAAGCAATCTAATCATATGAAAAGGCAGATccatctgtctgtctgtctctcctGATCCTTATAGACATGGACACTACTGTactaatcggcgtgaaaatttgtatgaaggggTTTTTAGGCCGAAAAATGTGATTagaatagttcgagacccctccctcttttaaaaTGGAGGGCTCCCATgcaaatataacacaaacttctgcgtaacctgaaaactaatcaagcaaatggaaccaaatttgatatggtgaggtttttgggagcaagaaatatgagccgttgagagcaaaagtggtacatgtgccatttttacactttttgggttttttgcataaattgatgcagaacgcaataatgtactagaatatccaagaaaaaccaagatctgataacctaaaccaaaattatagccaacacaatttttggtaattaacataatcaccatttcgttgagagcaaaaatgGTACATGTCCAatctgtgcatgttagatgaattgtaagtcgaggatcttaggatataaaacaatcatgtcttcagcaaagttggtcaagtgattgagtactttcagatgaagatctgtctgctttggaattttctcactacgtggtgctagtgtacccgtgactattttgcagcagaaagcattttacctatttcagtatcaactcgtatgctgttaccaaatacatatacaccagcgccacgaagagacagaattcctcaacaaacagatcatcattctatagtactcaatcacttggacaactctgctgaagacatgaatgttctatgtcctaagattagagagctataatgcatccttcatgctcacactggacatgtaccacttttgctctcaacgttttctggttgtcattatttttctcaTAGAACGAAAGTgatacatgtttttccattgaagtttgtgtaagtttctcaaccagaactcgttatgctttcatgtaccgtcttttgaaacctttccagcattgatttagtgcagttgtttgaaaaaaattgtttgaaataatttactatttgagtatTTTCGTTTaccgcgtctcctgaaaaatttacctaatggcacatgtaccacttttgctctcaacggctcatatgtcaatggtaacttgatacacctccctcctctggaagggagggctctcatataaatgaaacacaaatttcactactagttcgTGGGTTAGGTACAAGTGTTTCCATAAAGCTATGAAGCTGTGCTGTTAGCATCATACATTCCGCAAACAGCTTAGAAAATAATTTCTTGTGATTTTCAGCAATTTTCTAATGTTACGGAAGAGGCACCAGGAATGACTCAAAATGTGTATACGAGGTTTACGGATTAAAATACATGAGAATTGAGACTTTTCTAACATCGAGGAAGTATTTTGAGCctaatatttataatattttcgattctgatttaccaccagtATGTGAGAAATCTTAGTTTTGTGACAATAATATCATTTGCGTGAAAGGGAGAAGCCATCGTGTAATATCCGGTCAGCTTCAAAGTTGTGTAGATATATTTTCATCCTAATAGCAGtaatgaaagattttttctgatggattaaaaaaaatattttttttttcctcataagccaaaaGTTTCATTTCTAACCCACGTTGTTGAAATGAATGGTGTGAtattaaattggtctgatcaagttaatacttagggctaattttcAGTGATGGCATAAACtcatgcaaagttgaactgagtaaccttttttcagatttgaattcaacttgaatctgcttcctcacAAGAGTTAGAGTTTTTTGTACcacacactctgatcgattgagtttaatgCGTGCAGTGCACGATATAttcaacgatgcaggcgatgatgtgacgcgatgagttttgtttttagatcgaatttatgctttcaaaggacaatgcaacaaactgttgcagctgacgcggcgcgaatttcatcgcaatgcTATTTCCATGCgattgttatgcaggattcaaactcaaatcttaCTCAAGTGTagtgcactgttagtagggtttacgggCAACCGGGGATTGATGTGATTGATGTGATTAATACGgattaaaatacatgaaaattgagaattttctaacattttccTTCAAGCTACCCGCAAGCAGAAAACAGAAGAAGAAAAATCGATAACGTAACTGAAACAACACTAATGATTTCAGTCATCGTAGATGCATTCTAGTGCATCCAATCCAGTacttgttttgaaaaaatacaaGCTAACAGTACTACTAAAAATTAATCAAGGATGCTGTCCACAGACTTTAAAAGACGAAAGTTTGTGTCTTAATTGACAGAGAAACTGCCACTTGTGCCACTGCCAATTGCTAGATTTGAAGATGGTTGACGTGCAATTACCCCTGGAAATATTAAAATATGGCAaatagtttgtttattttaatggatgaaacataatattttttttgcaaaaatggaTGGTTGATAACTCTGCAGAAGCtttaaaaaaccggaaaaaaatgtgGGATAAAGttaaaacgaaaattgggatttCCAGTGCCttcgaaaaaaaatagataTGGCTCGTAATATGCAAGAGGTAGAAACATGAattctttggcaaagtttcttgttttgagatcacatGAAaatttgcagaagacactgtgCGTTTATCTCAATCAAATGGAGAAGTAAATTTTCTATTTACCTTTAAAGAGGATTGATCACtcatttttctatatcaaaagatgcgttgttTAATAGCTTAGAAATTCAATGAatttgagcagttccacaaaaaatgtctcagttttaatttttttttcaaattgtcatttttgatttggctgaaactttgcatagacgtttccatAAACAAAAGATGTCATATTGtgctattgttttaattttttggaacacgactcatttttgagaagctattgaaaaatgctattttgggaaggtattgaagattacaaatatttttagggccaaaacggtttatttgatcggtttgacgtcttcgacaaagtcgTAGATAAcagttttgtctttccaaaaaaatacgctctaaaaaaaatatttatttaaaaaaaagttaaaagaaaaattaaaaattaattatctaaaagagtcaaatctagaaaatctataacgagcgtcttagcagagtgattgagatcaatcaaagaaatagttatcggtttccgttatactctactaaattttttggaaataaatattgaaatccagtccgcaaatatatatttcgactgtgacgtacagtcttcctcagtgcttatgtgcgTATGTGcacacataagcactgaggaagactgtacgtcacagtcgaaatatatatttgcggtctgaatttcaatatttatttccaaaaaatttagtagagtataacggaaaccgataactatttctttgattgatctctatctaaaagagctcattttttaaaaatctaatttttttttacaaaaactacaaaagattacctaaacaatgcaatcaGACCGGTCCaaaaatccttctaattacagtgtttagtcccacgtcaactTTTTATACAAGCTTagagctgtataccttgtagtattttaatttTCTGGTAAATCgaaacaaagccttggtgctacattccgattcggaacttgaccatcTGTTTCATGTACAGGACAGTTGCGCGGCTAGCGCTACggttctactgacactaacagactTTCCTGATCCGAAGctcgaatctacgacgactggtttgttaggctagcatcgtacctcgagatcaatCAACGTTGAACATAATATTTTTGTGTTATCAAACTTTGTTCAATTCCTCAAGCTTAATacaatttatttcaaattcaGTTTGAAAGTGAGCTCAAAAAATTTTTGGTATTTTAAAAACTTGttcgatcaaatttgattgagttttgacgagggtaatttttttacgaaaatggaAATGCCTCGGGCATACAAAGTTTAACTCTGACACGTACGAAAGTCTCGTAAAAGTTGCAGTCGAGGGTAAGTTAACATTATCTAGTGTTATAAAATTGGTATCTTTTGATCAGTACTTTTTGTCATAAATTTTTAGGTGCGTCGGTATGTTTTTGCACTAATGTTGATATACCGtgaggcgccctaattctgcgcGGCTCTTAATTCTGCACACTTCGTATCGAAATGTTGATGCCATTTAGTAAAAAAAGCAAACATAAGCAGAAAGTTGACAGTTATTATATAGGAAACACTTCCAAtcatcatttttgaaaatctgctttgaattgatatttttttaacattttaatacgaagtgcgcagaattaagAGCCGCGCTGAATTAGGGCGCTTTACGGTACTAAACTTCTATTGTAATCACTAGTATCAAACCATTATTAATTTTGTAATTAATCAAACGGATGCATTAGAGAAAAAGATCACAGCAACTAAGAATTTCAATGCACGAACAATTTTATCAGCGACGAACTTCTATGATTTGGACAAATTTTTCTCCTTGGTCGGCAGTTTGCTTCACTtaccaatagtgtatctcggctgccaaatattttttcacaaattGTGCACCGAAAAGAGTATTCCGTGAATCCGAGGGTGATTGGTCTCACAGCCGTGGCCACTTTCGATGCTAAGCTGTATTCTAACATATCACTAGCATCTAGACCAAAGAAAGGATGCACTTCACCATTATCAACCCCGGCGCCACCCGTGGCACTGCTCATCGCACTAAAGATGCTGTTCTGATTTTCGTCGCTTTTCTCGATTCCGTATAAACTGTTTAGTACCGACACCGAAGGGATTGTAACATTTTGAAGGGACACCGACTGCGACTGTTGATGCTGTTGCTGAAGGTGATGATGAGTTGCTATCGACGACGCCGCCGCAGCAGCATAGGCCGCATTGAAAAATCCAACCGGATAGGGATAATTGATAGATAATCTGTTTCGTTCAATTACACCATTATTAGCATACGCGCTTAGCACCACTTTTCTCTCCACTTCCGCTTTTATCAACGGTATCAGTGGGCCGCTACTGGAAGACGACGCAGGCGATGACGTTTCCATTAAGGCTGCAGTCGGCTCGATGGTCGCCGTTGGTTTAGCACCGACCACTATCTTCGGGTCAAACATTAACGGTCCCCGCGAGCACCAAGGGTTGGCTAGAACACGATTAAGGGGACGATTATTAGACGATGACGATGGTGTCGATAGTACTGCCGACGGAAGCGACGGGGACAATGCAGCTGGAGATGCTCTGGCCTCATCTTGCTCGTGTTTAACGCATGTTTTCGCAGTTAGATTCACTTTTTGTTCTAATTCGTTGGCTCTCTGATTGTTTTCGTTATTTCCTAACAGAATGTTCTCTATCGTAAAGTTCGTGTGCTTCTTCGGGAGGAAATTTAAATCACTCATTTTGCTATCCTTGAATCCCATAGTATTAAAATTCGTTAGCGGCAAAACTTAACCACTTTCACGCGTACATGAGTTATTAACACAAATCGTCGCAGAAAAAGCGCGCCAAGTAAACTTGGAAGCCGTTGCAGGAACGCGCGCACACCCGAGCAACCATTAACGTCTGTTTACTTAGATAAACTGTTTGATTACGATTAAGTCAACCATCTGCGAAGGCTCTGCCATCGCGACGGTGAACACAACACTCTCGGCCCGCGAACGCACATCTCTCCGCGGGATGCTGCAGTGATGATGCCGTTGGGTTGACAATGCGAGATGAGTGACAGACGCAGATACAAAAGAGATTAACTCTGAATAATTTGTATCTCACTTCGCCACGCATTGCTATACAGCGGTCGGTGGTAGTAACTGAGCCCACTTCCGAAGACTCCGTCTTCCTTTTTTACTTGTTTCTTCGGCGTGACGGCAAGAATGACAATGGTCTCGGTTGTGCATTGTAGTTTacgtttgttgattttttctgACACATTTAATTATCATCTTAAAAATGATTCAAACTTATATGTTGATCAAATTCAAATTAAGTACTGTTTCCTATGAAATTTGTATACTATCAGTCTACATCTCATTTAAGTAAAAATCTGAGAATATATATAATTTTCCTAGCACTAAACAAGCGAAAAGTTGagttgaaattcaaaagttgagtgAAATATGTCATCCTTCGCAAGATTAAGAATCTTTTGCATTTCGAATTCGCTTTTGAATTTGAGATTGACTAATGTAAAATTCAGTACGTTATATTAGCAGTCATCTTGATTGTTGCGAATCCCTGTGAAAACAAAGAACATGAAACTATAGatcattcaaaaataaaaaaaaaggaattgaaTTCCCAATGCTTAGAACAATACAGGTACAGGATCTGTATATTGACCATCACCTCACGATAAAATGCACCACTATGAGCTGATAACAATGTGCCTCTCATGAATGGAAGCGTTACAGCGTTTCGTTCGTATCATAGTGGGGTGGTGGACCTTGTTATTACcctgaagaaacaaaaaagaagcCACCTACAAATTTAATTCGATGATATGACTTCATCGTTTCATCGCATTAGAAGAAACGTTaatgtctgtttttttttctaatttttcctttcgttttttttttcttctggtgTTAAAACAGAACTCTCTACCCTGAGAGTAGCTCCGTTTGTCGCGTGTACTTTGTTTCCTGCGACCACCGGGATCTGGCCGGCAGAGCTGATGATGTGCCAAAGAGACTATCATAATATGTGGATGATGGCTTAGCGCTCTTGATGCCGATTTGCCATTGGATCGTGCTCGAGAGATAGTTTACTGAGCAACTTTTATGAGTGTCGAGCTGAGCGAACGGCCGATACCGGATGATGATGGGATGTTTTATCCCGTCCTTGTTGACGTCGTCTTCATCTACGGAGCATGAAACGACGATCGAGATCGGGTGGCATTTATATCTCGTTTCTCGATCGAGGGCTGCCGCACTGCTGTTCAGAAAAACAGTGATATATTTTACGTTTGATTGCAATACGTGGGCTTTGATGGCTTGATTCCTTTGTCCAGCCGCGAGTGATTCCGATGGAAAATCAGAGTGAGATATGACAGATAAATATTGGAAATATGTAACATTTCGGGCATCATCATAACACAGCACACCAATCATTTGGCACTCCCAAGAAGGATGaccaccgtgaaataattggcTAGGAATTTCGAGAAGAGGTTTGTatgattttaaattgattttttatttaaaatggaATAACTTAGCTGAGCGTGAAATTGTAAGAAATAATTACATGGTTTGTCGACACGTGAAGCTATGCATCGACAATAAAATCGTTAGCATATTATATATCTATGTTTATTTGGCTGATTGAAGCTCTTATCGATTGCCTATTTTCCATGACAATTATTAAAACCATTGCTGATACTCACGACTTCGTCAGATGTTCCTCTTACGTCATTTGAGCCTACAAAATACCTCTACTAATACTTACATGGTTTCTCACTAACTAACAAAACTATTTCCTGAAAAAACGGGGCACAAAATGAAGATGTTTTTgcaaattattgaaataatAATTGGAAAAGGTTGTGTGAATTATagcgtacatttttttttgaagcattACGGCCCAGAGTGGAGAAAAACAGTTTCAGATCGAGTTGTAAGTAACTAATACAGTGCCGTTTCAATTTTATCACGGacgaaaaaaacactttccggtgAATCTAGCGATGCTGCGGATTCAAGAAAATGATGGaggttagtattttttgttgaatagcATTGAAATCTAGCAAAAAATAGTGATTTATATCATCTCATCAAATCCACAGTTTCGTTGGATTcacgggaaaatatttttttgaccgtgataaaatcgaaacaacACTGTAATGCTttgtaaaaaataaacacaaagaAGAAATCTTTGAGCAAGAAATAACAATAAACATAAGTTTCTATAACAAAAACTCATATTTTGAAGTGCAAGTTtatatacaaataaaaaacaacaaaaaaatcagcaaaagtaAGCATTAGTTTAGTTAGATTCCTTTTTAggagagctgcgtagccgcaaggtaacaaagtccgctttgtcaagcgaatggtcatgggtttgaatcttagtagaatcaggccattcgatgtcagaaAAAGACTttaaacatgggtttattcttagGCTCCTCCaccacccaagtaacacacagaacatgttagaaaagaattcacaatgacagtagtcatataagagttACTATAAGCGCAATTGCAAACTTTTGTTGTTATATTTtaggtactcgagatgtattttgcagcttcagtcttacaagttggcttgctttcatgaagttatataatacttcTGCATAcagcaccagtacttgtttacaTATTTCGTTTTCGCATCAACACAAATATTTGGAAACGGTTCATTGAAATATCACGAATAAAGGTTTATTTACAAGAAATAttaactccccccctcccccttgtcacaagcagtcacaacttccttgaccccccctccttaattacgtcacgtttttaaaaCCCCCCCACCCCTTGGAAATAATGAtgaaaaatcgagaaatttgtaaggaatgcattttttcttaatgagaacgattttactgaaagaaaaactgaaactaaaagtaaaagaagattatagaagataactagaaaaggatgctgttgatggaaacgcatatcgacgacatagaaagccgagacagtaactgcagcatcattgctgatttttgaaagaccatcaatatttagttcctcttcttcaatcaagtCGCAATCCAAAACTTCCCCACATGTTACAAaagccaagcatttttatttacgttttgtcacaatttttgtattgattgtattgagagacactaaaaattaatgaaattgcgctgtcattcataaacgaacatgcacggtaaaacagaattaacgaacattatgctttttaacgtgaaaaaaaaaattgtcatataTTTTATCTAAAGGAAAtcctaagcaaaaaaaaagggatcgtaaaactataaatgaataggcgggggcctagcggggttggtaacgtctccgccaaccacgctcgacgcctggggtgacattgcgcatttcgcttcgagtaactcgaatcgAGAGAAATCAAACTCGTTTCGAGGTGGCGTTAGTATTGCGTATTATTTTCGACACCCCAATTTTATTGCAGtctatttcgagcaaacattgactcgaaaataaatgtcagatttgtctaggggcttgacaactttGTTTTCATgacaaatatttcggtaatattttacGATATCGGCtgataaattttg from Wyeomyia smithii strain HCP4-BCI-WySm-NY-G18 chromosome 3, ASM2978416v1, whole genome shotgun sequence encodes the following:
- the LOC129731902 gene encoding zinc finger protein 182-like — encoded protein: MGFKDSKMSDLNFLPKKHTNFTIENILLGNNENNQRANELEQKVNLTAKTCVKHEQDEARASPAALSPSLPSAVLSTPSSSSNNRPLNRVLANPWCSRGPLMFDPKIVVGAKPTATIEPTAALMETSSPASSSSSGPLIPLIKAEVERKVVLSAYANNGVIERNRLSINYPYPVGFFNAAYAAAAASSIATHHHLQQQHQQSQSVSLQNVTIPSVSVLNSLYGIEKSDENQNSIFSAMSSATGGAGVDNGEVHPFFGLDASDMLEYSLASKVATAVRPITLGFTEYSFRCTICEKIFGSRDTLLLHEKTHKTPRFECEECGKGFSQLRNYKYHISVHRGTKEFAAKCPECGKVFNDKGYLSSHLKIHRNKKEYACPHCPKSFNQRVAFNMHVRIHTGVKPHKCSECGKRFSRKMLLKQHLRTHSGEKPYQCSVCGKSFADRSNMTLHHRLHSGIKPFACPICPKAFTKKHHLKTHLNYHTGYKPYKCPHPNCGQTFTQSSNMRTHAKKCQFKPVEAV